The Rana temporaria chromosome 13, aRanTem1.1, whole genome shotgun sequence genome has a window encoding:
- the LOC120920922 gene encoding adhesive plaque matrix protein-like: MDKLRSGQTMDISDLPCSACPLLQPFPGQELKMTRNPPSGPKLTIMGKRVTRIHNAKKLATGRATAAQKIYKTTTLESPSIIAQLRTKPTIIAPLKAKPTIIAPLKTKPTIIAPLKAKPTIIAPLKAKPTIIAPLKAKPTIIAPLKKKTRCATHK, from the exons ATGGACAAGCTGCGCTCCGGCCA GACCATGGACATCTCCGATTTGCCGTGCTCTGCCTGCCCACTGCTGCAGCCATTCCCCGGCCA AGAATTAAAGATGACCCGAAACCCTCCTTCAGGACCGAAACTGACAATAATGGGAAAAAGAGTCACCAGGATTCACAATGC TAAAAAGCTTGCGACCGGCCGAGCAACCGCTGCACAGAAGATCTACAAGACTACGACATTAGAGAGTCCATCGATCATCGCACAATTGAGGACAAAGCCAACGATCATCGCACCATTGAAGGCAAAGCCAACGATCATCGCACCATTGAAGACAAAGCCAACGATCATCGCACCATTGAAGGCAAAGCCAACGATCATCGCACCATTGAAGGCTAAGCCAACGATCATCGCACCATTGAAGGCAAAGCCAACGATCATCGCAccattgaagaaaaaaacaagatgcgctacacataagTGA
- the LOC120920053 gene encoding uncharacterized abhydrolase domain-containing protein DDB_G0269086-like produces MSAKDDQMKTMENSYTDCMKALKDKEEADKKEKETWKKELEKKLEEKLGIVQKEWAEKSERNGIALQEQCKEANEKLRKMEEQLMKMMEELKVTKEQHEKEKKEMEGQMNTMMEAMAEKDRAKKDQDEKDRAKKDQNEKDRAKKDQDEKDQAEKDRAKKDQDEKDQAEKDRAKKDQDEKDQAEKDRAKKDQDERNQAEKDRAKKDQDEKDQAEKDRAKKDQDEKPKDEKMMTESDLQKQKFALSFLQMKDLEPGALAMGIEESSEEETLQTIKLQPQHVESAADLLTAKILYKSCPCCKFGVSQTKAINTSEIFDLLCPSCYSLMKKLSSAQIMEVCQFCPWCGHTASRKRATKQDGGDP; encoded by the exons ATGTCAGCGAAGGACGATCAGATGAAGACGATGGAAAACAGTTACACGGATTGTATGAAGGCCCTGAAAGACAAGGAGGAGGCAGATAAGAAAGAGAAGGAGACCTGGAAGAAGGAGCTGGAAAAGAAGCTGGAAGAGAAGCTGGGCATTGTCCAGAAGGAGTGGGCAGAGAAGAGCGAGAGGAATGGGATTGCCCTTCAGGAGCAGTGTAAGGAAGCCAATGAGAAGCTGCGGAAGATGGAGGAACAACTGATGAAGATGATGGAGGAGTTGAAGGTGACAAAGGAGCAGCATgaaaaggagaagaaggagatggAGGGGCAAATGAATACAATGATGGAGGCAATG GCCGAGAAAGATCGAGCCAAGAAGGATCAGGATGAAAAGGATCGAGCCAAGAAGGATCAGAATGAGAAGGATCGAGCCAAGAAGGATCAGGATGAGAAGGATCAGGCTGAGAAAGATCGAGCCAAGAAGGATCAGGATGAGAAGGATCAGGCCGAGAAGGATCGAGCCAAGAAGGATCAGGATGAGAAGGATCAGGCCGAGAAAGATCGAGCCAAGAAGGATCAGGATGAGAGGAATCAGGCCGAGAAAGATCGAGCCAAGAAGGATCAGGATGAAAAGGATCAGGCCGAGAAAGATCGAGCCAAGAAGGATCAGGATGAAAAGCCAAAGGATGAGAAG ATGATGACGGAGTCGGACCTTCAGAAACAGAAGTTCGCACTTTCCTTTTTACAGATGAAGGATCTGGAGCCCGGTGCTCTGGCCATGGGGATAGAGGAAAGCTCAGAGGAGGAAACCCTCCAGACGATAAAGTTGCAGCCACAACACGTTGAATCGGCGGCGGACCTCCT GACCGCCAAGATCTTGTATAAGAGTTGTCCTTGCTGCAAATTCGGAGTGTCCCAGACCAAAGCCATCAA CACCTCAGAGATCTTTGATTTGCTGTGCCCTTCCTGCTACAGCCTGATGAAGAAGCTGAGCTCCGCCCA GATCATGGAGGTGTGTCAATTCTGTCCTTGGTGCGGCCACACAGCGTCCCGGAAAAGAGCCACCAAGCAA GACGGTGGGGATCCCTGA